ATTCTCAGAAATCTGTATATCAGGATCTTTCAGAATATGTGAAGGATCATATCGATAACGTCGAAGCATACTGACGTGGAAAACATTATGAATCTGCTCTAACTCTGGAGGTAATGCCAACCTGTACGCCAATGGTCCAACTCTTTCTACAATATCATTTTGACCAATATAACGAGGACTCAACTTACCTCTTTGCCTGAAACGCATGACTCCTTTCCAAGGTGAAACTCGCAAAAACACTTTATCCCCCACCTTATATTCCATCTCCTTTTGACGGTTATCATAATAACTCTTTTGTCTGTCTTGTGTTGCTTTCAACCTACTTTTAATGACGTCAATCTTGGAAATAGTTTCTTGAA
This sequence is a window from Salvia splendens isolate huo1 chromosome 5, SspV2, whole genome shotgun sequence. Protein-coding genes within it:
- the LOC121804001 gene encoding uncharacterized protein LOC121804001, encoding MAQYEALYGKKCRSPVYWDKEGLEILEGSEIVQETISKIDVIKSRLKATQDRQKSYYDNRQKEMEYKVGDKVFLRVSPWKGVMRFRQRGKLSPRYIGQNDIVERVGPLAYRLALPPELEQIHNVFHVSMLRRYRYDPSHILKDPDIQISENLSYIEEPVNIVDRQIKQLRRKDIPRVKVNWRNHGVEEANWETGEKMKKNYPHLFTG